One segment of Macaca fascicularis isolate 582-1 chromosome 4, T2T-MFA8v1.1 DNA contains the following:
- the PPIL1 gene encoding peptidyl-prolyl cis-trans isomerase-like 1, which translates to MAAIPPDSWQPPNVYLETSMGIIVLELYWKHAPKTCKNFAELARRGYYNGTKFHRIIKDFMIQGGDPTGTGRGGASIYGKQFEDELHPDLKFTGAGILAMANAGPDTNGSQFFVTLAPTQWLDGKHTIFGRVCQGIGMVNRVGMVETNSQDRPVDDVKIIKAYPSG; encoded by the exons ATGGCGGCAATTCCCCCAGATTCCTGGCAGCCACCCAACGTTTACTTGGAGACCAG CATGGGAATCATTGTGCTGGAGCTGTACTGGAAGCATGCTCCAAAGACCTGTAAGAACTTTGCTGAGTTGGCTCGTCGAGGTTACTACAATGGCACAAAATTCCACAGAATTATCAAAGACTTCATGATCCAAGGAGGTGACCCAACAGGGACAG GTCGAGGTGGTGCATCTATCTATGGCAAACAGTTTGAAGATGAACTTCATCCTGACTTGAAATTCACGG GGGCTGGAATTCTCGCAATGGCCAATGCGGGGCCAGACACCAATGGCAGCCAGTTCTTTGTGACCCTCGCCCCGACCCAGTGGCTCGACGGCAAACACACCATTTTTGGCCGAGTGTGCCAGGGCATAGGAATGGTGAATCGCGTGGGAATGGTAGAAACAAACTCCCAGGACCGCCCTGTGGATGATGTGAAGATCATTAAGGCATACCCTTCTGGGTAG